One genomic window of Roseateles sp. DAIF2 includes the following:
- a CDS encoding methyl-accepting chemotaxis protein, with protein MLNWTRRPAAGAEAALPSSSPSQPSGANGLEVIKRLSRSVSGLGRDAAEVRGVLEDTQKIVEAQGQAMQALSGQLGEVQRAQGHIFDATRQTREAVASARGALAGVGAEVGGIVATLREVSAAAGEITQIALQTRLVAFNASVEAKRAGEAGRGFGVVADAVKDLAAKVEASSKSIIGSINALDARVDNFSRELASDGSGGAGKSGSSSIHAAFAAVETDVGLISASAEQSRATTASLNERAAELEGEVRQAVAGLAKAFAVSDKFLRLSEELIEQIAESGIEVDDSPYIRGAQQAASEIGALLEHALREGRIRPEQLFDERYQPLAGSNPPQHLTPFSELADRLFPAVQERMLALSDKVVFCIAVDRNGYVPTHNRKYCQPQRAGDVVWNTANSRYRRIFNDRTGLASARNQRPFLLQTYRRDMGGGRFVLLKEASAPIMVSGRHWGGLRLAFNF; from the coding sequence ATGCTGAACTGGACCAGGCGCCCCGCGGCGGGCGCCGAAGCGGCTCTGCCATCATCATCGCCATCGCAGCCGAGCGGCGCGAACGGCCTGGAGGTGATCAAGCGCCTGTCGCGCTCGGTCTCGGGCCTGGGGCGCGACGCTGCCGAGGTGCGCGGCGTGCTGGAAGACACGCAGAAGATCGTCGAGGCCCAGGGCCAGGCGATGCAGGCGCTGTCGGGCCAGCTCGGTGAGGTGCAGCGCGCCCAGGGCCATATCTTCGATGCCACCCGGCAGACCCGCGAGGCGGTGGCGAGCGCGCGCGGCGCGCTGGCCGGCGTCGGCGCCGAGGTCGGCGGCATCGTCGCCACCCTGCGCGAGGTCTCGGCCGCGGCCGGCGAGATCACCCAGATCGCGCTGCAGACCCGGCTGGTCGCCTTCAACGCGTCGGTCGAGGCCAAGCGCGCCGGGGAGGCCGGGCGCGGCTTCGGCGTCGTCGCCGATGCGGTCAAGGACCTGGCGGCCAAGGTCGAGGCCTCGTCCAAATCCATCATCGGCTCGATCAACGCGCTCGACGCGCGGGTCGACAACTTCAGCCGCGAGCTGGCCAGCGATGGAAGTGGCGGCGCGGGCAAGAGCGGTAGCAGCAGCATCCATGCGGCCTTCGCCGCGGTCGAGACCGATGTCGGCCTGATCTCGGCCTCGGCCGAGCAGAGCCGCGCGACCACGGCCAGCCTGAACGAACGCGCCGCCGAGCTGGAGGGCGAGGTGCGCCAGGCGGTGGCCGGGCTGGCCAAGGCCTTTGCGGTCAGCGACAAGTTCCTGCGCCTGTCGGAGGAGCTGATCGAGCAGATCGCCGAGAGCGGCATCGAGGTCGATGATTCGCCCTACATCCGCGGCGCCCAGCAGGCCGCCTCGGAGATCGGCGCGTTGCTGGAGCACGCGCTGCGCGAGGGCCGGATCCGGCCGGAGCAGTTGTTCGACGAGCGCTACCAGCCGCTGGCCGGCAGCAATCCGCCGCAACACCTGACCCCCTTCAGCGAGCTGGCCGACCGCCTGTTCCCGGCGGTGCAGGAGCGCATGCTGGCCCTGAGCGACAAGGTCGTGTTCTGCATCGCGGTGGACCGCAACGGCTATGTGCCGACCCACAACCGCAAGTACTGCCAGCCCCAACGCGCGGGCGACGTGGTCTGGAACACCGCCAACAGCCGCTATCGCCGCATCTTCAACGACCGCACCGGCCTGGCCTCGGCGCGCAACCAGCGGCCCTTCCTGCTGCAGACCTACCGCCGCGACATGGGCGGCGGCCGCTTCGTGCTGCTGAAAGAAGCTTCGGCGCCGATCATGGTCAGCGGGCGGCATTGGGGTGGGCTGCGGCTGGCGTTCAATTTCTGA
- a CDS encoding GNAT family N-acetyltransferase, whose product MAENPVPSTSFPTAVPELLADEARLRALTETDIPGWFERATDAESADLAGDPVPRSIDEGILWLQRQRDRFGSGRGIRWAIVPAGSDVSVGTVSLSFPAVGGDAAELGIVLARRHWRLGLGGVAVSLVSRYAFSVLGLTEIHAEVLRRNTASIRLLERSGFLLAGVKPPTADEPEELLAYVLSAPAPGED is encoded by the coding sequence TTGGCTGAAAACCCCGTGCCATCGACCTCATTCCCCACCGCCGTCCCGGAACTCCTCGCGGATGAGGCGCGCCTGCGCGCACTCACCGAGACGGACATCCCGGGCTGGTTCGAGCGAGCCACCGATGCCGAGTCGGCCGACCTGGCCGGCGATCCGGTGCCGCGGTCGATCGACGAGGGCATCCTCTGGCTGCAGCGGCAGCGCGATCGCTTCGGCAGCGGGCGCGGCATCCGCTGGGCCATCGTTCCGGCCGGGAGCGATGTCAGCGTCGGAACGGTGAGCCTATCGTTCCCCGCGGTCGGCGGGGACGCGGCGGAACTCGGAATCGTCCTGGCCCGTCGACATTGGCGCCTAGGGCTCGGCGGCGTGGCGGTGTCCCTGGTCAGCCGGTATGCGTTCAGCGTGCTCGGCCTGACCGAGATCCATGCCGAGGTGCTCCGCCGCAATACCGCCTCGATCCGCCTGCTGGAGCGGAGCGGTTTCCTTCTGGCCGGCGTGAAGCCGCCGACGGCCGATGAGCCCGAGGAACTGCTGGCCTATGTGCTGTCGGCGCCCGCACCCGGTGAGGACTGA
- a CDS encoding vanadium-dependent haloperoxidase, with amino-acid sequence MRFSTTPLLVLGALLLPGAAPADVITDWNVTALGLTLSSPPQIEMRTLAMTHVAMFDAVSAVTRGYQPYMNPMPPAPVGASAEAAAAAAAHGVLLSVYPQQKPALDAALQASLAKLPDGEAKSSGSAFGRLVAEQCVAMRSGDGWNGRVAYTPSTGAGSWQPAPPSMGPFASVFWAEVKPFFLKSSTEVTAPGPLAVDSAQYAKELDEVRRLGRRDSTERSADQTAAAIFTLLNGGQMWNAAARAAAAAKGSTMPENARIFAVINMAALDAVIAGWEVKRKVGTWRPVSAIRAAAVNPDPKWEPLINTPPHPDYVSGHSVSSGAWSRSLQLLFGNDGVPFSATFGGALTRHFTSFSQAATEIENARIWAGIHTRTADEHGTALGRRVGELAVQRAMKKID; translated from the coding sequence ATGCGCTTTTCCACCACCCCGCTGTTGGTCCTGGGTGCGCTGCTGCTGCCAGGGGCTGCGCCTGCCGATGTCATCACCGACTGGAACGTCACGGCCCTGGGCCTGACCCTGTCCAGCCCGCCGCAGATCGAGATGCGCACCCTGGCGATGACGCATGTCGCGATGTTCGATGCGGTCAGCGCGGTGACGCGCGGCTACCAGCCCTATATGAACCCGATGCCGCCGGCACCGGTCGGCGCTTCCGCCGAGGCCGCCGCCGCGGCGGCGGCGCATGGGGTGTTGCTGTCGGTCTACCCGCAGCAGAAACCCGCGCTCGATGCCGCGCTGCAGGCCTCGCTGGCCAAGCTGCCGGACGGCGAGGCCAAGAGCAGCGGCAGCGCGTTCGGCCGGCTGGTCGCCGAGCAATGCGTCGCGATGCGCAGCGGCGACGGCTGGAACGGGCGCGTCGCCTATACCCCGTCCACCGGTGCGGGCAGCTGGCAACCGGCGCCGCCGTCCATGGGGCCCTTCGCCTCGGTCTTTTGGGCAGAGGTCAAGCCCTTCTTCCTGAAGTCCTCGACCGAAGTGACGGCCCCCGGCCCGCTGGCGGTGGACAGTGCGCAGTACGCGAAGGAGCTCGACGAGGTGCGCCGCCTGGGCCGGCGGGATTCGACCGAGCGCAGCGCCGACCAGACGGCCGCGGCGATCTTCACCCTGCTCAATGGCGGCCAGATGTGGAATGCCGCGGCCCGCGCCGCGGCGGCGGCCAAGGGCAGCACGATGCCGGAGAACGCGCGCATCTTCGCCGTCATCAATATGGCGGCGCTGGACGCGGTGATCGCCGGCTGGGAGGTCAAGCGCAAGGTCGGCACCTGGCGCCCGGTGAGCGCGATCCGCGCCGCCGCCGTCAACCCCGACCCGAAGTGGGAGCCGCTGATCAACACACCGCCGCACCCGGACTATGTGTCCGGGCATTCGGTGAGCTCGGGCGCCTGGTCACGCTCCTTGCAGCTGCTCTTCGGCAACGACGGCGTGCCCTTCAGCGCCACCTTCGGCGGCGCCTTGACGCGCCACTTCACGAGCTTCTCGCAGGCCGCGACCGAGATCGAAAACGCCCGCATCTGGGCCGGCATCCACACGCGAACGGCCGACGAGCATGGCACGGCCCTCGGCCGCCGGGTGGGCGAACTGGCGGTGCAACGCGCGATGAAGAAGATCGACTGA
- a CDS encoding diguanylate cyclase: MSATPPSRPAGLPPAQVAKAALHRLALSKQEPTPENYAAAYAAESGSAVPVAATPAADALSERTQTLINKLMALGIGDGQTRLEIAGLVRESRWDEALRRLEKLQASEGPGAQAEAMAGMLERLVRGLERGGRQWTVARKKDGLQRVLSSNRSDPQRLLNRLGQLLQNWDGDVADASIDTQFDASAEAEEPGGTPSQFFSESEFAADLEQTAAALPSAAPAGASGQAPLHWIAIETSLEGTVEHALRAPEEAGDSVAGELLAELQAAQAALRGRGADAPQAAAMEALCQRARRLLDHRQHLFGELGGLCRELSASLVDLSEDDSWARGQCEAMNNTLELGLSARGVRSVSELLNNTRERQRSLREERSRARDSLKSLIHKMLAELGELGAHTDRFQDSVGRYAEVIEKADSLESLTGVVREMVEESRSVQALVRQTQQRLSTEHERASALNERVSHLEGELKRLSDEVQTDQLTQIANRRGLIAAFGIEQAKQERDDSRLALALLDIDNFKKLNDTLGHAAGDEALKSLASQVSALLRPGDMMARYGGEEFVLMLPRTPVDEAQAVLTRLQRSLSKALFMHEGKDVFVTFSAGVTVYRPGETLEAALDRADVALYEAKHTGKNKACIAP; this comes from the coding sequence ATGAGCGCCACGCCCCCGTCACGCCCGGCCGGCCTGCCGCCGGCCCAGGTGGCCAAGGCCGCGCTGCACCGCCTGGCCCTGTCCAAGCAGGAACCGACCCCCGAGAACTACGCCGCCGCCTATGCCGCCGAATCCGGCAGCGCGGTGCCCGTGGCCGCCACGCCGGCTGCGGATGCCCTGTCCGAACGCACCCAGACCCTGATCAACAAGCTGATGGCGCTGGGCATCGGTGACGGCCAGACAAGGCTGGAGATCGCCGGCCTGGTACGCGAGTCGCGCTGGGACGAGGCGCTGCGCCGGCTTGAGAAGCTGCAGGCCAGCGAAGGCCCGGGCGCACAGGCCGAGGCGATGGCCGGCATGCTCGAGCGCCTGGTGCGTGGCCTGGAGCGCGGCGGCCGGCAATGGACCGTCGCGCGCAAGAAAGACGGGCTGCAGCGCGTGCTGTCCAGCAACCGCAGCGACCCGCAGCGCCTCTTGAACCGGCTCGGCCAGCTGCTGCAGAACTGGGACGGCGATGTGGCCGACGCCAGCATCGACACCCAGTTCGATGCTAGCGCCGAGGCCGAGGAGCCGGGCGGCACGCCCAGCCAGTTCTTCAGCGAAAGCGAGTTCGCGGCCGATCTGGAGCAGACCGCCGCGGCCCTGCCCAGCGCCGCGCCGGCCGGCGCCTCGGGGCAAGCACCGCTGCACTGGATCGCGATCGAGACCAGCCTGGAGGGCACGGTCGAGCATGCGCTGCGCGCACCGGAAGAGGCCGGCGACAGCGTCGCCGGCGAGCTGCTGGCCGAGCTGCAGGCGGCCCAGGCCGCGCTGCGCGGCCGCGGCGCCGACGCCCCGCAGGCCGCGGCGATGGAGGCCCTGTGCCAGCGCGCGCGCCGCCTGCTGGACCATCGCCAGCATCTGTTCGGCGAGCTGGGCGGCCTGTGCCGCGAGCTGAGCGCCAGCCTGGTCGACCTGTCCGAGGACGATTCCTGGGCGCGCGGCCAATGCGAGGCGATGAACAACACCCTGGAGCTGGGCCTGTCGGCGCGCGGCGTGCGCTCGGTCTCCGAGCTGCTGAACAACACGCGCGAGCGCCAGCGCAGCCTGCGCGAGGAGCGCAGCCGGGCGCGCGACTCGCTGAAGTCGCTGATCCACAAGATGCTGGCCGAGCTGGGCGAGCTGGGAGCCCATACCGACCGTTTCCAGGACAGCGTCGGCCGCTATGCCGAGGTGATCGAGAAGGCCGATTCGCTGGAAAGTCTGACCGGCGTGGTGCGCGAGATGGTGGAAGAAAGCCGCAGCGTGCAGGCCCTGGTGCGCCAGACCCAGCAGCGGCTCTCCACCGAGCATGAGCGCGCCAGCGCGCTGAACGAGCGGGTGTCGCATCTGGAGGGCGAGCTCAAGCGCCTCTCCGACGAGGTGCAGACCGACCAGCTGACCCAGATCGCGAACCGGCGCGGCCTGATCGCGGCCTTCGGCATCGAGCAGGCCAAGCAGGAGCGCGACGACAGCCGGCTCGCACTGGCGCTGCTGGACATCGACAACTTCAAGAAGCTCAACGACACCCTGGGCCATGCGGCCGGGGACGAGGCGCTGAAGTCGCTGGCCAGCCAGGTCTCGGCCCTCTTGCGTCCGGGCGACATGATGGCGCGCTACGGCGGCGAGGAGTTCGTGCTGATGCTGCCGCGCACCCCGGTGGACGAGGCCCAGGCCGTGCTGACGCGGCTGCAGCGCTCGCTCTCCAAGGCCCTGTTCATGCACGAGGGCAAGGACGTGTTCGTCACCTTCTCGGCCGGCGTCACGGTCTACCGCCCCGGCGAGACGCTGGAGGCCGCGCTGGACCGGGCCGATGTGGCGCTGTATGAGGCGAAGCACACGGGGAAGAACAAGGCCTGCATCGCGCCCTGA
- a CDS encoding bifunctional diguanylate cyclase/phosphodiesterase, with protein MTAASQNLDSDLPEQPRVLLVDDDEVNLLLTAIALRERGFDITEATGGEEALRMMAEWSPDMIVLDAMMPELDGFDTCTRLRALPGFESTPVLMLTGLDDEASITRAYQVGATDFFVKSTQWSLLAGRLRYLLRSSRTRIELERSKARLARAQDLARMGSFEWHRGSGGFTLAAEALRVFGLGNHESLDFIGAMRMVPREERKLFLHLLRDVIAHNSVLVTDLSVTLLDGRQRVIHIEAEPEFNEHGNASGYTGVLQDVTDRRMAEDRIRQLANFDALTGLPNRRQLIWRTERAIEQARRMGHEVGLLLIDLDRFKVINDTLGHAAGDELLIEVGRRLRGCVRHSDQVIEGMLESVGGRSHRTLEAVGRLGGDEFVALLPEVIDERDAERVAQRVLEALREPIFIAGQECFVTASVGIAIYPRDGLTMADLLRNSDVAMYAVKSQGRNASALYSPQLAGRGRENLELESALHKAIERGELVLHYQPKIDVRGARMVGAEALMRWQRGNTLVPPGDFIPLAEETGLIVPLSEWALREAARQAKVWQLNFGFSDSIAVNLPNRLFERSDLVEHIHQCVSAYGVPHRAIQLEITETGLMKDLQNVIPSLHRLNEVGVEISIDDFGTGYSSLAYLTTLPISEVKIDRSFVRDLGITPQSSAVVTAIIALARSLGLRVVAEGVETLRQMEVLHRLGCSVMQGFLFSKPLPPDDLERWIAQTVLPRKAPWIAQANAEPGQPPQPGSARPSGVLR; from the coding sequence ATGACAGCTGCAAGTCAAAACCTGGACAGCGATCTGCCCGAACAGCCCCGCGTGCTGCTGGTGGACGATGACGAGGTCAACCTGCTCCTGACCGCGATCGCGCTGCGCGAACGCGGCTTCGACATCACCGAGGCCACCGGCGGCGAAGAGGCGCTGCGCATGATGGCCGAATGGAGCCCGGACATGATCGTGCTGGACGCGATGATGCCGGAGCTGGATGGCTTCGACACCTGCACCCGGCTGCGCGCCCTGCCCGGCTTCGAGTCGACCCCGGTGCTGATGCTGACCGGCCTGGACGACGAGGCCTCGATCACCCGCGCCTACCAGGTCGGCGCGACCGACTTCTTCGTCAAGTCCACCCAGTGGAGCCTGCTGGCCGGGCGCCTGCGCTACCTGCTGCGCAGCTCGCGCACCCGCATCGAGCTGGAGCGCAGCAAGGCGCGCCTGGCGCGCGCGCAGGACCTGGCCCGCATGGGCAGCTTCGAATGGCACCGCGGCTCGGGCGGCTTCACCCTGGCGGCCGAGGCGCTGCGCGTGTTCGGCCTGGGCAACCACGAGAGCCTGGACTTCATCGGCGCGATGCGCATGGTGCCGCGCGAGGAGCGCAAGCTCTTCCTGCATCTGCTGCGCGACGTGATCGCGCACAACTCGGTGCTGGTGACCGACCTGTCGGTGACCCTGCTGGACGGGCGCCAGCGCGTCATCCACATCGAGGCCGAGCCCGAGTTCAACGAGCATGGCAATGCCAGCGGCTATACCGGCGTGCTGCAGGACGTGACCGACCGACGCATGGCCGAGGACCGCATCCGCCAGCTCGCCAATTTCGACGCGCTGACCGGCCTGCCGAACCGCCGCCAGCTGATCTGGCGCACCGAGCGCGCGATCGAGCAGGCGCGCCGCATGGGCCATGAGGTCGGCCTGCTGCTGATCGACCTGGACCGCTTCAAGGTCATCAACGACACCCTGGGCCATGCCGCCGGCGACGAGCTGCTGATCGAGGTCGGCCGGCGCCTGCGCGGCTGCGTGCGCCATTCGGACCAGGTGATCGAGGGCATGCTGGAATCGGTCGGCGGGCGTTCGCACCGCACCCTGGAGGCCGTGGGCCGCCTGGGCGGCGACGAGTTCGTGGCCCTATTGCCCGAGGTGATCGACGAGCGCGATGCCGAGCGCGTCGCCCAGCGCGTGCTGGAGGCGCTGCGCGAGCCGATCTTCATCGCCGGCCAGGAATGCTTCGTCACCGCCAGCGTCGGCATCGCGATCTATCCGCGCGACGGCCTGACGATGGCCGACCTGCTGCGCAACTCCGACGTCGCGATGTACGCGGTCAAGAGCCAGGGCCGCAACGCCTCGGCGCTGTACAGCCCGCAGCTGGCCGGCCGCGGCCGCGAGAACCTGGAGCTGGAAAGCGCGCTGCACAAGGCGATCGAGCGCGGCGAGCTGGTGCTGCATTACCAGCCCAAGATCGATGTGCGCGGCGCCCGCATGGTCGGCGCCGAGGCGCTGATGCGCTGGCAGCGCGGCAACACCCTGGTGCCGCCGGGCGACTTCATCCCGCTGGCCGAGGAGACCGGCCTGATCGTGCCGCTGTCGGAATGGGCCTTGAGAGAGGCGGCGCGCCAGGCCAAGGTCTGGCAGCTGAACTTCGGCTTCTCCGACTCGATCGCGGTGAACCTGCCCAACCGGCTGTTCGAGCGCTCCGACCTGGTCGAGCATATCCATCAATGCGTCAGCGCCTATGGCGTGCCGCACCGCGCGATCCAGCTGGAGATCACCGAGACCGGCCTGATGAAGGACCTGCAGAACGTGATCCCCTCGCTGCACCGCCTCAACGAGGTCGGCGTCGAGATCTCGATCGACGACTTCGGCACCGGCTATTCCTCGCTGGCCTATCTGACCACCCTGCCGATCTCGGAGGTCAAGATCGACCGCAGCTTCGTGCGCGACCTGGGCATCACGCCGCAGAGCTCGGCCGTCGTCACCGCGATCATCGCGCTGGCCCGCTCGCTGGGCCTGCGCGTGGTGGCCGAGGGCGTCGAGACCCTGCGCCAGATGGAGGTGCTGCACCGCCTGGGCTGCTCGGTGATGCAGGGCTTCCTGTTCAGCAAGCCTCTGCCGCCCGATGACCTGGAGCGCTGGATCGCGCAAACCGTGCTGCCGCGCAAGGCGCCCTGGATCGCCCAGGCCAACGCCGAGCCCGGCCAGCCTCCCCAGCCCGGCAGCGCCCGCCCCAGCGGCGTCCTGCGCTGA
- a CDS encoding PAS domain-containing hybrid sensor histidine kinase/response regulator has protein sequence MSEAPDDNGDASSDVMAGWPALLAAGDVQSLTDQLPVALLVMETSQTRLLHVNAEAERLLGQRRAQLLGRAAGELLPAALAALCQPPRWRALETGRHAAREGLWLATPLGQRWLTLQRSLVRWSGLRRPVGVVTLQDGSAQRQLERALQESDTRFREVTEAVSECLFVTTPDWDRLHFSSPLLLDLLGLSTLDLAQGPRLFEQRIHPEDRPLYARRLAAQAQGEASDMVLRIQHPSKGLRWMRLRCRPQVHPNGQALVYGILADISDEHQRHRELALARDQAEAASQAKSEFMANMSHEIRTPLNGMLGMTELLLGTELAPAQRRFAEAAYHSAQELLDLVDEVLDFASAQAGHLRLESAAFDPAALADDCLRSFEARAGAKGLALRLLPDAAPSEARGDARRIRQVLDELLANALKFTEQGEVRLELERRGERLLFRVCDTGIGLDAAELPRLLKPFTQGNASLSRRHGGTGLGLALASELARLMGGTLEGESRPQQGSVFTLNLPLDGAPDRPARADQAQREPPWILVVEDNPVNQQVSAEMLARLGCRVRVCPDASSGLQAMCEQSFDLVMMDIHMPGMDGMQALSLFRRGASPALPFVCGPATPVVAVTANALGGDERRLRRHGFDDYLPKPFNLGQLRDLLTRRIPVENSEITNTGRPGPAEGQPAPDGTAMPPQSTPPAAAPAGPLLEPEAIARLRELDPGGSNQLLERVVAAFLKSLDRLLPDLEQARAGGEHGLDLAAIRHVSHTLKSSSASLGALKLSQRCAEIETMARQGQTEGLDILLDGMHDEVALVREALKELLANP, from the coding sequence ATGTCCGAGGCCCCCGACGACAACGGCGATGCATCCTCCGATGTGATGGCCGGCTGGCCCGCCCTGCTGGCGGCCGGCGATGTGCAGTCGCTGACCGACCAGTTGCCGGTGGCGCTGCTGGTGATGGAGACCTCGCAGACCCGGCTGCTGCATGTCAATGCCGAGGCCGAGCGCCTGCTGGGCCAGCGCCGCGCCCAGCTGCTGGGCCGCGCGGCCGGCGAGCTGCTGCCCGCGGCGCTGGCCGCACTGTGCCAGCCGCCGCGCTGGCGCGCGCTGGAGACCGGCCGGCATGCGGCCCGCGAGGGCCTGTGGCTCGCCACGCCGCTGGGCCAGCGCTGGCTGACCCTGCAGCGCAGCCTGGTGCGCTGGTCGGGCCTGCGCCGCCCGGTCGGCGTCGTCACCTTGCAGGACGGCAGCGCGCAGCGCCAGCTGGAGCGCGCGCTGCAGGAAAGCGATACGCGCTTTCGCGAGGTCACCGAGGCGGTCAGCGAATGCCTGTTCGTCACCACGCCGGACTGGGACCGCCTGCATTTCAGCTCGCCGCTGCTGCTGGACCTGCTGGGCCTGTCGACCCTGGACCTGGCCCAGGGCCCGCGCCTGTTCGAGCAGCGCATCCATCCCGAGGACCGGCCGCTGTATGCGCGCCGCCTGGCCGCCCAGGCCCAGGGCGAGGCCAGCGACATGGTGCTGCGCATCCAGCACCCGAGCAAGGGCCTGCGCTGGATGCGGCTGCGCTGCCGGCCGCAGGTGCATCCGAACGGCCAGGCCCTGGTCTACGGCATCCTGGCCGACATCAGCGACGAGCACCAGCGCCATCGCGAGCTGGCGCTGGCGCGCGACCAGGCCGAGGCCGCGAGCCAGGCCAAGAGCGAGTTCATGGCCAATATGAGCCATGAGATCCGCACCCCGCTGAACGGCATGCTGGGCATGACCGAGCTACTGCTGGGCACCGAGTTGGCCCCCGCCCAGCGCCGCTTCGCCGAAGCCGCCTACCACTCGGCGCAGGAGCTGCTGGACCTGGTCGACGAGGTGCTGGATTTCGCCAGCGCCCAGGCCGGCCATCTGCGCCTGGAGTCCGCCGCCTTCGATCCGGCCGCGCTGGCCGACGACTGCCTGCGCAGCTTCGAGGCGCGCGCCGGCGCCAAGGGCCTGGCGCTGCGCCTGCTGCCCGACGCGGCTCCCAGCGAGGCCCGCGGCGATGCGCGGCGCATCCGCCAGGTGCTGGACGAGCTGCTGGCCAATGCGCTGAAGTTCACCGAACAGGGCGAGGTGCGGCTGGAGCTGGAACGGCGCGGCGAGAGGCTGCTGTTTCGCGTCTGCGACACCGGCATTGGCCTGGACGCGGCCGAGCTGCCACGCCTGCTGAAGCCCTTCACCCAGGGCAATGCCAGCCTGTCTCGCCGCCATGGCGGCACCGGCCTGGGCCTGGCCCTGGCCAGCGAACTGGCGCGGCTGATGGGCGGCACCCTGGAGGGCGAAAGCCGGCCGCAGCAGGGCTCGGTCTTCACCCTCAACCTGCCGCTGGACGGCGCGCCGGACCGGCCGGCCCGGGCGGATCAGGCACAGCGTGAACCGCCCTGGATCCTGGTGGTCGAGGACAACCCGGTGAACCAGCAGGTTAGCGCCGAGATGCTGGCCCGGCTGGGCTGCCGGGTGCGGGTCTGCCCGGATGCCAGCAGTGGCCTGCAGGCGATGTGCGAGCAGAGCTTCGACTTGGTGATGATGGACATCCACATGCCCGGCATGGACGGCATGCAGGCGCTGTCGCTGTTCCGGCGCGGCGCCAGCCCGGCCCTGCCCTTCGTCTGCGGCCCGGCCACGCCGGTCGTCGCGGTCACCGCCAACGCGCTGGGCGGCGACGAGCGGCGCCTGCGCCGCCATGGTTTCGATGACTATTTGCCCAAACCATTTAACCTCGGCCAGTTGCGGGACCTGCTGACGCGTCGCATCCCGGTCGAGAATAGCGAGATAACAAACACGGGGCGCCCGGGCCCGGCCGAAGGCCAGCCGGCGCCCGATGGAACCGCCATGCCACCCCAGTCCACCCCACCCGCCGCGGCGCCCGCCGGCCCCCTGCTCGAACCCGAGGCGATCGCGCGCCTGCGCGAGCTCGATCCCGGCGGCAGCAACCAGCTGCTGGAACGCGTGGTGGCGGCCTTCCTGAAATCGCTGGACCGGCTGCTGCCCGATCTGGAGCAGGCCCGCGCCGGCGGCGAACATGGCCTGGACCTGGCCGCGATTCGCCATGTGTCCCACACCCTAAAATCTTCGTCGGCCAGCCTCGGAGCATTGAAGCTTTCGCAGCGTTGTGCCGAAATCGAGACGATGGCACGCCAAGGCCAAACGGAAGGTTTGGACATCCTGCTGGACGGCATGCATGATGAGGTCGCGCTGGTGCGCGAAGCCCTGAAAGAGCTACTGGCAAACCCCTGA